Proteins found in one Geomonas subterranea genomic segment:
- a CDS encoding creatininase family protein — protein sequence MLIENITMDEFAQGLEICKTVYIPFGSVEEHGSHLPLSTDTIEAYEVGKRAAERIPLFVAPPVHYGCCRSTSRHPGTVSISTATLKALLKDIVRSLHAHGLVNFIALTGHAGGSHRMALQDAGEELIQELPEINMAVVTEYELAKESGAHLIETRGDAHAGEIETSRIMHSHPHLVKGLAAAEYPNFPTGILVRDKRSFWPGGVWGDPGKASAEKGKILESLVADKVIELVKALESRRW from the coding sequence ATGCTCATAGAGAACATCACCATGGACGAATTCGCCCAAGGTCTGGAAATCTGCAAGACCGTCTACATTCCATTTGGATCGGTCGAAGAGCACGGCAGCCATCTGCCGCTTTCTACGGACACCATCGAGGCCTACGAGGTGGGAAAACGCGCGGCCGAACGGATCCCGCTGTTTGTAGCGCCGCCGGTGCATTACGGGTGCTGCCGCTCGACGTCGCGCCATCCAGGGACCGTATCCATCAGCACTGCGACGTTAAAGGCTCTTTTGAAGGACATAGTGCGCTCGCTGCACGCGCATGGGTTGGTCAACTTCATTGCGCTAACCGGGCACGCCGGCGGATCGCACCGCATGGCGCTTCAGGACGCCGGCGAGGAACTGATTCAGGAATTGCCGGAAATCAACATGGCCGTCGTCACCGAATACGAACTCGCCAAGGAAAGCGGAGCTCATCTCATCGAGACCCGTGGCGATGCCCACGCCGGTGAGATCGAAACCTCGCGCATCATGCATTCGCATCCGCACCTGGTCAAAGGGCTGGCCGCCGCCGAGTATCCCAATTTTCCGACCGGGATCCTCGTCCGTGACAAGCGAAGCTTCTGGCCCGGCGGGGTCTGGGGTGACCCTGGCAAGGCGAGCGCTGAAAAGGGTAAGATCCTGGAATCACTGGTAGCGGACAAGGTGATCGAGTTGGTCAAGGCCCTCGAGAGCCGTCGCTGGTAA
- a CDS encoding PAS domain S-box protein yields the protein MRPFSLKTKMTVTISLLMAGLLSILALSTHLYFNDQIKGLLFTQQFNMVTALADQIDDKLRLSQTELAATAGTLKAGDVNDPQTLRRFFGQRPGNLTMFDNGLFLFSAQGTLLSGNPLDKGITGKNFLHREYLKKTLATRQPQISAPFLSAQSHGHPIIMLTAPVFDDRGEIAAVLAGSIDLTKDNFVTRIGKVTLGEKGYLYLYSTDRVMIAHPDTRRIFKQDVPLGKNRLYDEAIGGYEGTGETTNSRGVRVISSFKRLHTTNWILASNFPQDEAYAPIYRARSYILAALFVVFLISMLVVWLCMKFLTAPLITFTEQIRMLTQNKGGGARINISAGDEIGVLGDAFNQLLEELQQQKHELKRELDFSQKLIEVTPIPVFYKGDDGRYLGCNQAFLNFTGLTRDRVIGKTVFDVAPGPLAEAHHRHDQELIASGGVQVYEGKAMHVDQEERDVIFFKTSFTATGGVCGGVLGVMLDITERKQAEAALQSQKEFAESLVLNMTQPTFVLDHQHRVIMWNRALATLTGIEPGEVLGSDHLGKIFYGIDRPVLADLVLDGQVDDAGKYFSSYRESPLIEGGIQAEGWYKDPDGTGHYITLNAAQIRDRQGRVVGAIQNLEDITERKHAEEAHEKTRRQLQLILDAAGEGINGVDMQGRITFVNPAAAQMVGWTQEELLGQHQHSLMHHTREDGSPFPEQDCPMSTACYEGRPYQGSDELFWRKDGSSFYAEYNCRPLREGGELVGAVVVYKDVTERRLADEQLLKLSQAVMQSPVAIIITDTTGNIEFVNPRFTEIAGYTSEEVIGENPRILQSGKTSPELYQGMWDTITSGRIWSGELYNRHKNGTAFWQHATISPILNSAGNICHFMAFMESISERKKLEEQLRQAQKMEAIGQLAGGVAHDFNNILTVILGFGQLLQHSLPPNDPMLDHMEQILDAADRATHLTKSLLAFSRKQVMVMQQVELNELARRHAKFLVRIIGEDVTLRTSFSDENLLVMADSGQLEQVLMNLATNARDAMPAGGELTIKTELTTLDKEFHRQYGYGMPGRYALITVADTGTGMDAETQQKIFEPFFTTKLPGRGTGLGMSIVYGIIKQHGGYITIFSQMGFGTTFSIYLPLITEKVQSGEKPVTFIPEGGSETILVVEDDAAVGRLVESVLKRYGYQVIRASSGDEALQLFESRRQEISLALLDVIMPKMNGKQLCEELRRHSPQLKVLFLSGYTADVIQDKGIFLEEGVDILRKPARPIELANKVREMLDS from the coding sequence TTGCGCCCCTTTAGCCTTAAAACCAAGATGACGGTCACCATTTCCCTGCTCATGGCGGGACTGCTGTCCATTCTTGCGCTTAGCACCCACCTGTATTTCAACGATCAGATCAAGGGACTCCTTTTCACCCAGCAGTTTAACATGGTCACCGCGCTCGCCGACCAGATCGACGACAAGCTGCGCCTGTCGCAGACGGAACTGGCGGCCACGGCCGGCACCCTCAAAGCCGGGGACGTCAATGATCCCCAAACACTGCGGAGATTCTTCGGCCAGCGCCCCGGAAATCTGACCATGTTCGACAACGGGCTGTTTCTGTTCTCCGCCCAGGGGACGCTGCTTTCCGGGAACCCGCTGGACAAGGGCATCACCGGCAAGAACTTCCTGCACAGGGAGTATCTCAAAAAAACCCTCGCCACCAGGCAGCCGCAGATATCCGCCCCCTTCCTCTCCGCCCAGTCGCACGGGCACCCGATCATCATGCTCACCGCGCCCGTCTTCGACGACCGGGGAGAAATCGCCGCGGTGCTCGCCGGGAGCATCGACCTCACCAAGGACAACTTCGTGACCCGGATAGGCAAGGTTACCCTGGGAGAGAAAGGGTACCTCTACCTGTACAGCACGGACCGGGTTATGATCGCCCACCCCGACACCCGCAGGATTTTCAAGCAGGACGTGCCGCTTGGGAAGAACCGGCTCTACGACGAGGCCATCGGGGGGTACGAGGGTACCGGGGAGACCACCAACTCGAGGGGCGTCCGCGTCATAAGCTCCTTCAAAAGGCTCCATACCACCAACTGGATACTCGCCAGCAATTTCCCGCAGGACGAGGCCTACGCCCCGATCTACCGGGCGCGCAGCTACATCCTCGCTGCCTTGTTCGTGGTCTTTCTCATCTCCATGCTGGTGGTCTGGCTGTGCATGAAATTCCTCACCGCGCCGCTGATCACCTTCACCGAGCAGATCAGGATGCTGACGCAGAACAAAGGGGGGGGCGCGCGCATCAACATATCTGCGGGCGACGAGATAGGGGTGCTGGGCGACGCCTTCAACCAACTGCTGGAGGAACTGCAGCAGCAAAAACATGAGCTGAAGCGGGAGCTCGATTTCTCGCAAAAGCTCATCGAGGTCACCCCCATTCCCGTTTTCTACAAGGGCGATGACGGCAGGTATCTCGGGTGCAACCAGGCCTTCCTCAACTTCACGGGTCTCACCAGGGACCGCGTCATAGGCAAGACCGTCTTCGACGTGGCCCCCGGCCCGCTCGCCGAAGCCCACCACCGTCACGACCAGGAACTCATCGCCTCAGGCGGCGTGCAGGTCTATGAAGGCAAGGCGATGCATGTCGATCAGGAGGAGCGCGACGTCATTTTCTTCAAGACCAGCTTCACCGCCACAGGCGGCGTCTGCGGCGGTGTCCTTGGTGTCATGCTCGACATCACAGAGCGCAAGCAGGCCGAGGCTGCCCTGCAGTCCCAGAAGGAATTCGCCGAAAGCCTCGTCCTGAACATGACGCAGCCAACGTTCGTACTGGACCACCAGCACCGCGTCATCATGTGGAACCGCGCCTTGGCGACCCTCACGGGGATCGAGCCGGGCGAGGTGCTGGGCTCCGACCATCTCGGCAAAATCTTTTACGGCATCGACCGCCCCGTCCTGGCCGACCTTGTGCTGGATGGACAGGTCGATGACGCCGGTAAATACTTCAGCAGTTACCGTGAGTCTCCTCTGATAGAGGGAGGGATACAGGCCGAAGGATGGTACAAGGATCCGGACGGCACCGGGCATTACATCACCCTCAACGCCGCGCAGATCCGTGACCGGCAGGGGAGGGTGGTCGGCGCGATCCAGAACCTCGAGGACATCACCGAGCGCAAGCATGCCGAGGAAGCGCATGAAAAGACCCGGCGCCAGCTGCAGCTCATCCTGGACGCGGCCGGTGAAGGGATCAACGGCGTGGACATGCAGGGACGCATCACCTTCGTGAACCCGGCGGCGGCACAGATGGTGGGATGGACCCAGGAAGAACTTCTGGGCCAGCACCAGCACTCCCTGATGCACCACACCCGGGAGGACGGGTCACCATTCCCGGAACAGGACTGCCCGATGTCCACCGCCTGCTACGAGGGACGTCCCTACCAGGGGAGCGACGAGTTGTTCTGGCGCAAGGACGGCAGCAGTTTCTACGCCGAGTACAACTGCAGGCCCCTGCGCGAGGGGGGAGAGCTGGTAGGCGCCGTCGTCGTCTACAAGGATGTGACCGAACGGAGGCTGGCAGATGAGCAGCTGCTGAAGCTGTCCCAGGCGGTGATGCAGAGTCCCGTCGCCATCATAATCACCGACACCACAGGCAACATAGAGTTCGTCAATCCGCGCTTCACCGAGATTGCCGGCTACACCTCCGAAGAGGTCATAGGAGAAAACCCACGCATCCTGCAAAGCGGCAAGACATCGCCCGAACTGTACCAGGGGATGTGGGACACCATCACCTCGGGCCGGATCTGGAGCGGCGAATTGTACAACCGCCATAAAAACGGCACCGCCTTCTGGCAGCACGCCACCATATCCCCGATCCTGAACAGTGCCGGCAATATCTGCCATTTCATGGCCTTCATGGAAAGCATCAGCGAGCGCAAGAAACTTGAGGAGCAGCTGAGGCAGGCGCAAAAGATGGAAGCGATCGGCCAGTTGGCCGGAGGGGTCGCTCACGATTTCAACAACATACTCACCGTCATTCTCGGCTTCGGGCAGTTGCTGCAGCACTCCCTGCCCCCAAACGACCCGATGCTCGACCACATGGAGCAGATCCTCGATGCCGCCGACCGGGCCACGCACCTCACCAAGAGTCTTCTGGCCTTCAGCCGGAAGCAGGTCATGGTGATGCAGCAGGTCGAGTTGAACGAACTGGCCCGCAGGCACGCCAAGTTCCTGGTCCGGATCATCGGCGAAGACGTGACGCTCAGAACCTCCTTCAGCGATGAGAACTTGCTGGTGATGGCCGACAGCGGTCAGTTGGAGCAGGTGCTGATGAACCTCGCCACCAACGCCAGGGACGCCATGCCCGCCGGCGGGGAGCTCACCATCAAGACGGAGCTGACCACCCTGGACAAGGAGTTCCACCGCCAGTATGGGTACGGTATGCCCGGCCGCTACGCCCTCATCACCGTCGCCGACACCGGAACCGGGATGGATGCCGAAACTCAGCAGAAGATATTCGAGCCCTTCTTCACGACGAAACTCCCGGGTCGCGGCACGGGACTCGGGATGTCCATCGTGTACGGCATCATCAAGCAGCATGGCGGCTACATCACTATATTCAGTCAGATGGGCTTCGGCACCACCTTCAGCATCTACCTGCCCCTGATAACCGAGAAGGTGCAGTCCGGCGAAAAGCCGGTCACCTTCATCCCGGAGGGGGGAAGCGAGACCATCCTGGTTGTGGAGGATGACGCCGCTGTAGGGCGGCTGGTCGAGTCGGTGCTTAAGAGGTACGGGTACCAGGTCATACGCGCGAGCAGCGGGGATGAAGCCTTGCAGCTCTTCGAGTCGAGGCGGCAGGAGATCAGCCTGGCGCTGCTCGACGTGATCATGCCCAAGATGAACGGCAAACAGCTCTGCGAGGAACTCCGTCGTCATTCTCCCCAGTTGAAAGTACTGTTCCTGAGCGGATATACCGCCGACGTGATACAGGACAAGGGGATCTTCCTTGAGGAAGGCGTCGATATCTTACGCAAACCCGCGAGACCGATCGAACTCGCCAACAAGGTCCGGGAGATGCTCGACAGCTGA